The sequence TCGCCAATCCACGCGGTCACCGGCTCCGGCAAGCCGTTGGGATAGCCCGCCAGGCGCATCTCTTCGCGGGCGCGCTCGAGGTCGAAGCGCTGCAGTGAGGGCAGGTGCTCGTCGTAGCCCGGGATCATGGGGGGCAGTATCTGGCCCGCTGGGAGCGCGCGGCCCTGGGCCATCTGCCGCATGAAGTCGCGGTCGATGGCGGCGGCCACGGCGCGGCGCACGTGCACGTTGTCGAACGGGGCCATCTCGGTGTTCATGCACAACCCGCGGATGGTGGCCTCCCGGCTCCTCGGCCATGTAGGGCGCCCACGCCTCGGCTTGCTTGAAGAACAGGTAGTGCACGGCGGGCAGGCTGGTGAGCACGTCCAGGTCGCCGTTGCTGAAGCGCCCCACGGCGGTCTCCCCCGAGAGCTGCTCGATCATCACCATGCGGTCGGGGTTGGGGCGGTTCGGCTGCCAGTAGCGCCGGTTGCGCGTGAAGGTCATCTGCACGCCGCGCTCCCACTCCTCGAAGGCGAAGGGCCCCGTGCCCACGGGGTTGCGCTCCACCTCGCCCGGGTCGCCGAGGGCCGCGTAGTGCTCGTAGTTCTCGCGCGCCACCGGGTAGGCAAACACCATGGCCATGGCGTTGAGGAAGGTCTGGTCGGGCTGGTCCAGCGTGAAGGCGATTTCGTAGCGCCCGCGCACGGCGATGCCCTCCACGTGCTGCGCGCGTCCCTCGCGGTAGGCCTCGAAGCCGCGCAGGCGCGCGAAGAAGCTGACCCCGGGTGAGCCCGTGTCGGGGTGCAGCAGGCGCTCGATGCTCCAGCGCACGTCCTCGGCAACGAGCTCGCGCGGTCCGTCGAAGATGGGGCTGTCGTGGAAGTACACGCCCTCGCGCAGCTGGAACGTGAAGGTGCGCCCGTCTTCGCTCACCGTGGGCATGGCGGTGGCCAGGCTGGGCACCATCTGCCCCTCTTGGTCGTAGTCCAGCAGCCCGTCGTAGACCAAGCGCAGCGCCATGTACGAGTTCGCGTCGTAGGCGATGTGCGGATCGAGCGAGTGCACGTCCGACGCGGCCCCGAACACGAAGGTGCCGCCCGAGCGCGGTGTGGCGTTGCCTGCGCCCACGTAGCGCGGGCCCTGCGGACGCGAGGGCACGTGGGTCACCGCGTAGGCCACGCAGCTCACCAGCGCGAGGCTGATGACCAGGCCGGGGAGGGCGCGCCGCACCCCGCTCGCCTTGGAGTCATTCCTTCGGGTCGAAGGCATCGCGCAGCCCCTCCCCGAACAGGTTGAAGCCGAACACGGCGGTGGCGATGAGCGTGGCCGGCAGCAGCAGCAGGTGCGGCGCCGCGATCTTGAGGCTCTCGCTCTCGCTCAGCATGGAGCCCCAGCTGGCCGTGGGCGGACGCACCCCCAAGCCCAAGAAGCTGAGCGCGCTCTCGGCGATGATCATGCGCGCCACCATGAGCGTGGCCAGCGCGATGATGGGCCCCGCGATGTTGGGCAGGATGTGCCGCACCAGGATGCGCGCGTGCGACACGCCCAGCGCGCGCGCGGCCTGCACGTACTCCTGGCTGCTGGCCTCCATGGTCTTGGCGCGGGTCACGCGCGCGAGCGTGGTCCACGAGAGGCCGCCCAGGATGACGCACAGCACCATCAGCGGCGCGACCGTGCCCTCCACCACCCAGACCTTCTGCAGCACGATGGCGATGAGCAGGAAGGGCATGGACAGCACCAAGTCCACGAAGCGCATGGTGCTCAGGTCCAGCCAGCCCTTGAAGTAGCCGCTCAGCAGGCCGATGCCGACACCGATCAGGAGCGCCAGGCCCGTGGCCAGGTAGGCCACCGCCATGGAGACGGTGGCGCCGTGCAGCAAGCGGCTGAGCTCGTCGCGGCCCAGTGGCCCGTCGCCACCCAAGGGGTGACCCGCGACCGTGCCCGGGCGCTCGGGCAAGCCGTTGTCGTCCACCAGCGTCTCGCGGAACTGCTCGGCGGGGTCATGCGGCGCCAGCAGCGGGCCCAGCACGCCCGTCAGCGTGATGACCGCCACGAGTGCGGCGCCGACCAGGGCGCCTTTATTCCGTCTGAATCGTCGCCACGCGCGGGGGTCCATCGGCAGACCGACGAGTATCCCGGACCCGCTCGGGGGTCAACGCCGACGTGCACCCAAAGGAGGGGGGCATACCGACATGTGGGGCACGTCGTCACACGCACCGATCCGGGGGGCAGATGTGGGATCGACCGATCGCCCAAGACGTCCACGATCTCTAAGTCTCCCCCCAGATCGATAAATTTATCGCCGTCGAGGCGGGGCCTCCGCCGGCCCTGTGTCGAAAAGTCAATAATTTCATCCAGATCTAGGTCGACTCGGGAACGTCAAGAAATCTGATAAAAATAGTTGACCACATTCTCTTGAAAGGAATACCTTCAAGCGCCTTCAACGAGATGACTACCCTGATTCGATATGAGAGAGCCCGCCGAGGCCAAGCACCCGCAAACGCGGACGCCAGCTTCACCGAGGCCGAGCTGGACGACGTCGAGCAAAGTCACCCAACGGGGATGAACGTGCAGCAGATCGTGGACGTGTTCGCGACGCAGGGTCGTGGGCTCACGGAGGCCACCTTCCGCAAGTACGTCCAGCTGGGGCTCCTGCCCCGCAGCGTGCGCGTGGGTCGCGAGGGCAAGGCGCGCGGTTCGCAGGGGCTCTACCCCGCCACGGCGGTGCGCCAGATCGACCACATCCGGCGGTTGATGCGGCAGGGCTACACCATCGACGAGATCCAGAAGGAGTTTCTCTTCGTGCGCGGCGACATCGAGGCGCTCACCCGCCAGATGACCCGTGTCTACGACGCCATGGAGCGCGCGCTGGGTGAGCGTGCGGCCGCAGGCGAGGACCACGCGAGCTCACGCGATGCGCTGAGCCGTGCCACCCGGCTGGGCGCCGAGTGGGTGTCGGAGCTCGAGGCCATCGAGGCGCGCCTGACCATGCGCGCGCGGATGGCGAGAGCAGCAGTTTGACCCGTCGCGGGGCGACGCAGCGGGTTTGAAGGAGCAACGAACATGAGCGAAGCAGCAATCAAGCAAGTCGAGGTGTTGGCGGCCCTCGTGAAGGAGACGGAGGGCGACAAGCCGTCTCTCTCGGGCGCCGTGCGGCAGCTCGCACTGAGCTCCGCGGTGGCCCCCGGGTTCGGCGACGCCGACCTCGATGAGGACGCGGTCGACGACATCGACGGCGACGAAGAGGACGACGCAGAGCGTCCCGGTCGTCGGCGCCGGCGCAACCGCACGCGCGCGCGCACCATCAGCATTCGGCGGCTGAGCAAAGCGGAGCTCAACCGCGGCCGCATGCTCTACCCCGAGGAAGAGTACTGGCGCCCCAAGACACGCACCGAGTGCGTGGACATGGAGCGGCCGTGCCCCTTCGTGTCGTGCAAGTACCACCTCTACATCGACGTCCACCCGGTGCGCGGCAGCATCAAGCTCAACTTCCCGGACGTGGACGTCTGGGAGATGACCGAGACGTGCTCGCTGGACATCGCGGACCGCGGCGGCATCACGCTCGAAGAGGTGGGCGAGATCATGAACCTCACGCGTGAGCGCGTGCGCCAGGTCGAGACCACCGGGCTCGGCAAGCTCGAGGCCGTGAAGGACATCGAGCGCCTCAAGGACTACGTCTTCTGAGCACCACGCGGGAGCCCCGCGCGCACGTGCCGCCTGGACGCTCCGCTTCGTTCGTTCGCTCGCTGCTCCTCTCGGGGCTCACGGGTGGCCTCTTGGCCCTCGCGGGCCCACCGCTCTCGTCCCACTGGGCGGCGGCGCTCCTCGCGTTCCTCTTTGCGCCACTGCTGGCGCTGCTCATCCGCAGCCAAACGCCCGCTCGCTCGGGGCTGCTGGGGCTGGCTGCGGGGCTCGGCTTCGGCGTCATCTCGCTGCGCTTCGCGTTCGACGTGCTGCTGCGCTTCGCGGGCCTCGGGACGCTCGCCGCGCTGCCCGTCTTCCTGCTCTTGGTCGTGCTGCAGTCCGCTCCGCTGGTGCTCGCGCTGTTCGTCGCGCGCCTTTCGGACACGAGTGAGTCCACCCGCCTGCCCCTGACGCTGCCGCTCGCCATCGCGGCTTCGTTCGGGCTGGTGCCCGTGCTGTTCCCCTGGCACGTGGGGCACTTCACGCTTCCGTGGCTGGCGTGGGCACAGCTGGCCGAGCTGGGCGGGCTGCCGCTGGTGGACCTGCTGACCGCGCAGGTGGGCTGCCTCGTGCTGGGTGCCTGGGAGCTTCGCGCCCACGGGCAAGCGAAGCGGGCCGGTGCGTTCGCGCTGGGGGCGCTGCTCCTGCTGGGCCTGCCGCTCGCCTTCGGCAGCATGCGCTTGGTGGACGTGGCCGCAGCCCGTGAGCAGGCGGCCGTGCTGCGCGTGGGCGTGGTGCAGCCGGACGTCTCCATTCGTGCTCTCCGTGAGGGGATGACGACCAGCGCGCGCCTCGCGCGGCTCGAGACCCTGAGTCGCGACGCCGCAGAGCAGGGGGCGCAGGTGGTGCTGTGGCCCGAGGCGGCCTACCCGGTGCTGGTCTCCCGCGCCGCGCTCCTGGACCGCGAGGCGGGGACGCTGCGCTTCGACGGCCCCGACCTGCCGCACATCGTGGGCGCCATGAGCGCAGACCTCACGGACGCGAGTGGCTGCCGGCGCTGGAACACGCTCGTGGCCACCGACACGAGCGGGCGGCCCAGCGGGCACGTGGACAAGCGCCAGCGCTTCCCCTTTGCGGAGTTCATCCCGTTCTGGTCGTGGTCTTCGTGGCTGCAGGCCCGCTTTGAGTGCCCCGGCGAGCAAGTGGGCGAGGGCGACGCGCTGCTCTCGGTGGCTGGTGCGCCGCTCGGGCTGCTGAACTGCTACGAGGACGTGGGCCCCGGGCCCGCGCGCGCCGCCACGCTCGCGGGCGCCGACGTGCTGCTCAACGTCTCGAACGACGCGTGGTTCGGGCGCTCCGTCCAGCCCGAGCTGCACCGCATCGTGGCGCGCTTCCGGGCCATCGAGACGCGACGGGATCTGGTGCGCGCCGTGAACACGGGGAGAAGTGGCCACATCAGCGCCACCGGCGAGGAGCTGGTGGTGTTGCCGCGGCACGAGCGCGGGCTCTTCGTGGCCAGCGCGCGCCGGCTCACGGGCACCAGCCTGTCGGTGCGGCTGGGCAACTGGGTGCCGCCCCTCGCGCTCGCGCTGTTGTTGCTGCTGGCCCTCTTGCCTCTGGCGCGGCGACAGTCAGCGCGGCAAAGTCTCGAATCACGGGCTTGAACCTCCACCGCAGGCGGCCCTATGAGCGACGCGCGGCGCGGAAACGGCGCCGAGAAACGGACGACTGCGACCATGGCCAAGCGTGAAGAGATGTGGGATCGACTGGACCAGCCGGTGGACGTGCTGGTCATCGGCGGTGGCATCACGGGCGCGGGCATCGCACGCGACGCCGCCCGGCGCGGGCTCAAGGTGGCCGTGGTGGAGCAGCGCGACCTGGCCTACGGCACCAGCTCCCGCTCCAGCAAGCTGGTGCACGGCGGCCTGCGCTACCTCGAGAGCTACGAGTTCAGCCTGGTGTTCGAGTCCGTCAGCGAGCGCCGCATCCTCATGGACCTGGCGCCGCACTTGGTGAACCCGCTGGGCTTCCTGTTCCCGGTCTACAAGGGCGCGCGCCAGAGCCTCTTCGTCATCAACGCCGGCATGTGGCTGTACGACGGCCTGTCGCTGTTCCGCTCGCCCAAGATCCACAAGAAGCTCAAGCCCAAGGAGGTGGCCGAGCTCGAGCCGGCCGTGAAGCAAGAGGGCCTCAAGGGGGCGCCGCTCTACTACGACTGCTCCACCGACGACGCGCGCCTCACCATCGAGACCGCGCTCGACGCCGTGCAGCACGGCGCGGTGGTGGCCACGTATGCCCGGGTGGAGTCGTTCCTCAAGGACGAGAACGGCCGCATCCAGGGCGCCGTGGTGAAGTGCCAGACCACGGGCCAGCTCAAGGAGGTGCGCGCCAGCGTGGTGGTGAACGCCACCGGCCCGTGGACGGACAAGACCATGGCCATGAGCGGCACGCGCAAGGGGAACCTGCTGCGGCCCACCAAGGGCGTCCACATCGTGGTGGAGTACGACAAGCTGCCCATCTCGCACGCGGTGGTGTGCTTTCACCCCACGGACGAGCGCGTGCTCTTCGCGCTGCCCTGGGGCGACCGCACGTACATCGGCACCACGGACACGGACTACGAGGGCGACGCGGCCGACGTGTCGGCGACCCTCGAGGACGTGGACTACCTCATCGCCGCCAGCAACTCGTACTTCCCCGACCACCCCGTGGGGCGCACCGACGTCATCGCCACGTGGGCGGGCCTGCGCCCGCTGATTGCGCCGCCCTCGGCGGAGACCGACGGTGAAGAGGGCAGCGAGGTGAGCGAGTCCAAGGTCAGCCGCGAGCACCAGATCGTGGTGGGCCAGGACGGCCTCATCACCATCGCAGGCGGCAAGCTCACCACCTATCGCAAGATGTCGGGTGAGCTGGTGGACACCGCGGTGGACCTGCTGCGCCTGATGGGCAAGCTGCCCGCCAAGCTGAGCGCTGCCGAGACCGACAAGCACCCGCTGCCGGGCGGGGTGGGCTGGCCGGCCGACGACGACCACGCCAAGGTCACCGCGCTTGTGGTGCAGGCGGGGCGCGCCACGCTCAGCGCGGACACCGCGCGCTTTCTGGCAGACACCTATGGCATGCGCGCGCTGGAGCTGGCCAAGCGCTGTGCCGCCGACGCGTCGCTCGCTGCGCCGCTCTTGCCGGGGCGCTCCGAGATCGTGGCGCAGGTGGACTGGGCGCTCGACCAGGAGCTGGCGCACTCGCTGAGCGACGTGCTCACGCGGCGCACGCAGCTCTTCTACAAGGACACCAACCAGGGGCTCGACTGTGCCGAGGCGATTGCGCAGCGCATGGCCAAGCGCCTGGGCTGGGACGACGCGCGCGTGGCCACGGAGCTGGCCACCTACCGCGAAGACGTCGCCCGCTCGCGTGCCTGGCAGCAGGAGATCTGAGCCGCGCCGCTACCGTTGGGCGATGGTCACGCGACCCTCGCGCATCATGATCACGCCGCCCTCGCCCGTGCAATCCCAGCAGGTGCTCCACTTGAGCGCGTTGGGCGTGCCCGGGCTGTAGGCCACGATCAGCGGCGGCGTCTCGCCCTCGAACACGAAGCTGGCGCCGTGCACCAGCGTGCCGTCGGGCATGGGGTGCGCCACCACGATGAGCGAGGCGCCCACGGCCGCGCTGGACCCGGAGAACACCCACACGTGCTCGCCTTCGGTGGGGCTCCAGCGCATGACGCCGGTGAAGGGGCGCCAGCCGGCGAGGTCTTCTTCGGTCTTCTCCGCCCGCTCGAGCACGCTGGCTGCCGCGGTGGCGGTGGTGCCCACGAAGCCCTCGGCGAAGCGAGCCACCTCGGGCATCTGGCGCAGGTAGCCAGCCAGCGTGGCGTCGTCGGCCTCCACCAGCTCGTGCAGCTCGGTGCGTGCGTGCGCCGGATAGCTCAGCTCCGGTGCCGGGCCGCTGCAGCAGCGGAAGCCCACGCGCAGGCTGGGCGCGCTCGGGTCCATCACGTGACGCGCACCGCAGCGATGGTCGGCTGCTTCGGACTCGGCGCTCCCGCCCCGCGCCATCCACGTGGCGGCTTCTGCGCGCAGCGCGCGTGGCGCACCGCTGGCGGTCCACTCGGTCACGCTCACGCCCAGCGCCGGACACGCCCACGGGTGAGGTGCATTGGGCGTAGTCGTCACGGCAGGCGGTCGCATCGAAGCGCTCGCCCGTCACGTAGTCGAGCACGCTGTCCCCCTTGCAGGCACGCTCCCACTCGAGCTCGTCGCACAGCCGCTGCTGGCGTTCGGCGCACAGCGCCTCGGCCTGCGGTCGCGTCACCTGTGTTCGTGGAGGCTGCGCCGGGTCGTTGGGGTAGGGCAGGCGGTCCATGCGGAACGCCGGCACCTGCAGCGCCACCAGGTCGGCCTC comes from Sandaracinaceae bacterium and encodes:
- a CDS encoding ABC transporter permease; amino-acid sequence: MDPRAWRRFRRNKGALVGAALVAVITLTGVLGPLLAPHDPAEQFRETLVDDNGLPERPGTVAGHPLGGDGPLGRDELSRLLHGATVSMAVAYLATGLALLIGVGIGLLSGYFKGWLDLSTMRFVDLVLSMPFLLIAIVLQKVWVVEGTVAPLMVLCVILGGLSWTTLARVTRAKTMEASSQEYVQAARALGVSHARILVRHILPNIAGPIIALATLMVARMIIAESALSFLGLGVRPPTASWGSMLSESESLKIAAPHLLLLPATLIATAVFGFNLFGEGLRDAFDPKE
- a CDS encoding MerR family transcriptional regulator; this translates as MTTLIRYERARRGQAPANADASFTEAELDDVEQSHPTGMNVQQIVDVFATQGRGLTEATFRKYVQLGLLPRSVRVGREGKARGSQGLYPATAVRQIDHIRRLMRQGYTIDEIQKEFLFVRGDIEALTRQMTRVYDAMERALGERAAAGEDHASSRDALSRATRLGAEWVSELEAIEARLTMRARMARAAV
- a CDS encoding DNA-binding protein; translated protein: MSEAAIKQVEVLAALVKETEGDKPSLSGAVRQLALSSAVAPGFGDADLDEDAVDDIDGDEEDDAERPGRRRRRNRTRARTISIRRLSKAELNRGRMLYPEEEYWRPKTRTECVDMERPCPFVSCKYHLYIDVHPVRGSIKLNFPDVDVWEMTETCSLDIADRGGITLEEVGEIMNLTRERVRQVETTGLGKLEAVKDIERLKDYVF
- the lnt gene encoding apolipoprotein N-acyltransferase — translated: MPPGRSASFVRSLLLSGLTGGLLALAGPPLSSHWAAALLAFLFAPLLALLIRSQTPARSGLLGLAAGLGFGVISLRFAFDVLLRFAGLGTLAALPVFLLLVVLQSAPLVLALFVARLSDTSESTRLPLTLPLAIAASFGLVPVLFPWHVGHFTLPWLAWAQLAELGGLPLVDLLTAQVGCLVLGAWELRAHGQAKRAGAFALGALLLLGLPLAFGSMRLVDVAAAREQAAVLRVGVVQPDVSIRALREGMTTSARLARLETLSRDAAEQGAQVVLWPEAAYPVLVSRAALLDREAGTLRFDGPDLPHIVGAMSADLTDASGCRRWNTLVATDTSGRPSGHVDKRQRFPFAEFIPFWSWSSWLQARFECPGEQVGEGDALLSVAGAPLGLLNCYEDVGPGPARAATLAGADVLLNVSNDAWFGRSVQPELHRIVARFRAIETRRDLVRAVNTGRSGHISATGEELVVLPRHERGLFVASARRLTGTSLSVRLGNWVPPLALALLLLLALLPLARRQSARQSLESRA
- the glpD gene encoding glycerol-3-phosphate dehydrogenase; this translates as MAKREEMWDRLDQPVDVLVIGGGITGAGIARDAARRGLKVAVVEQRDLAYGTSSRSSKLVHGGLRYLESYEFSLVFESVSERRILMDLAPHLVNPLGFLFPVYKGARQSLFVINAGMWLYDGLSLFRSPKIHKKLKPKEVAELEPAVKQEGLKGAPLYYDCSTDDARLTIETALDAVQHGAVVATYARVESFLKDENGRIQGAVVKCQTTGQLKEVRASVVVNATGPWTDKTMAMSGTRKGNLLRPTKGVHIVVEYDKLPISHAVVCFHPTDERVLFALPWGDRTYIGTTDTDYEGDAADVSATLEDVDYLIAASNSYFPDHPVGRTDVIATWAGLRPLIAPPSAETDGEEGSEVSESKVSREHQIVVGQDGLITIAGGKLTTYRKMSGELVDTAVDLLRLMGKLPAKLSAAETDKHPLPGGVGWPADDDHAKVTALVVQAGRATLSADTARFLADTYGMRALELAKRCAADASLAAPLLPGRSEIVAQVDWALDQELAHSLSDVLTRRTQLFYKDTNQGLDCAEAIAQRMAKRLGWDDARVATELATYREDVARSRAWQQEI